The Pedobacter roseus genome contains a region encoding:
- the glmM gene encoding phosphoglucosamine mutase, whose product MTLIKSISGIRGTIGGRAGDGLTPFDIVKFTAAFGSWVVQKTGNKRIVLGRDARISGEMVNNLVIGTLQGLGIEVIDLGLSTTPTVEVAVPDENAGGGIILTASHNPKQWNALKLLNASGEFISDADGKEVLDLAESADFDFADVDKLGKVIKNDTYLQKHIDKVLALPLVDVEAIKKADFKVVIDCVNSTGGIFIPALLKALGVNKVVELYCTPDGHFPHNPEPLPENLTEISKEVQKQNADLGIVVDPDVDRLCFVNEDGSMFGEEYTLVAVADYVLKNTPGNTVSNLSSTRALRDVTERAGSEYNASAVGEVNVVNKMKATNAIIGGEGNGGIIYPESHYGRDALVGIALFLTHLAKFGKSISVLRASYPQYHISKNKITLTPEMDIDNLLKQVEEKYKNQPYSTIDGLKIEFDKTWVHLRRSNTEPIIRIYSEAENETIAESLANKIISDIKEILHL is encoded by the coding sequence GTGACTTTAATAAAATCGATTTCAGGAATACGCGGAACCATAGGCGGAAGGGCTGGCGACGGCTTAACCCCATTTGATATTGTGAAATTTACAGCGGCTTTTGGTAGCTGGGTAGTACAAAAAACAGGCAATAAACGCATCGTTTTAGGTCGTGATGCCCGTATTTCGGGTGAAATGGTGAATAACCTCGTTATTGGAACTTTACAGGGCTTAGGCATTGAGGTAATCGACCTTGGTTTATCAACCACCCCAACTGTTGAAGTAGCTGTACCTGATGAAAATGCAGGTGGTGGGATCATTTTAACGGCGAGCCATAACCCAAAACAATGGAATGCTTTAAAATTATTAAACGCCAGTGGCGAATTTATTAGCGATGCAGATGGTAAAGAGGTTTTAGATTTAGCCGAAAGTGCCGATTTTGATTTTGCTGATGTTGATAAACTGGGAAAAGTAATTAAAAACGATACTTACCTTCAAAAACACATCGATAAAGTTTTAGCATTACCATTGGTGGATGTTGAAGCGATTAAAAAAGCCGATTTTAAAGTGGTAATCGACTGTGTAAATTCTACAGGAGGTATTTTTATCCCAGCTTTATTAAAAGCTTTAGGGGTAAACAAAGTGGTTGAACTGTATTGTACACCTGATGGACATTTTCCACACAATCCTGAGCCGCTACCAGAAAACCTGACTGAAATATCGAAAGAGGTTCAAAAACAGAATGCCGATTTAGGTATCGTAGTTGATCCGGATGTAGATCGCTTATGTTTTGTAAACGAAGATGGCAGCATGTTTGGCGAAGAATATACCTTAGTAGCTGTTGCCGATTATGTATTAAAAAATACACCTGGAAATACCGTTTCTAATCTTTCATCAACCCGTGCTTTACGCGATGTAACCGAAAGGGCAGGTTCAGAATACAATGCATCGGCAGTGGGTGAGGTAAACGTAGTAAATAAAATGAAAGCCACGAATGCCATTATCGGTGGTGAAGGAAACGGTGGAATTATTTATCCTGAATCGCATTATGGCAGAGATGCTTTGGTGGGTATTGCTCTGTTTTTAACGCATTTGGCTAAATTTGGCAAATCGATTTCCGTATTAAGGGCAAGTTATCCTCAATACCACATTTCTAAGAACAAAATTACGCTTACCCCAGAAATGGATATCGATAATTTGCTGAAACAGGTAGAAGAGAAATACAAAAACCAGCCTTATAGCACCATTGATGGCTTGAAAATAGAATTTGATAAAACCTGGGTACATTTGCGCCGTTCGAACACGGAGCCAATCATCAGGATTTACAGTGAGGCCGAAAATGAAACCATTGCTGAGAGTTTAGCAAATAAGATCATTTCCGACATCAAGGAAATATTACACCTCTAA
- a CDS encoding class I SAM-dependent methyltransferase, with the protein MQRKWFQYWFNSPYYHILYQQRNDAEAEFFIDKLTDYLHPKAEAKMLDIACGKGRHSIYLNKKGFDVTGIDLSEQSIKYAKQFENSKLHFLVHDMRRLFYINYFDVALNLFTSFGYFDTEKDHVNALKTFRKCLTADGILVLDYFNTEKIIRNLNSCEVKSLDGITFNITKNVVEGKIIKKINFEDQHKVYNFEERVQAFSLDDFQRMLTKAGMRIEKTFGSYALDDFDQSISDRLILICKKA; encoded by the coding sequence ATGCAGCGCAAGTGGTTTCAATATTGGTTTAATTCGCCATATTATCATATTCTATATCAACAACGAAATGATGCTGAAGCCGAATTCTTCATTGACAAACTGACGGATTACCTCCATCCAAAAGCCGAAGCGAAAATGCTTGATATTGCTTGTGGAAAAGGCCGGCACTCCATTTACCTGAACAAAAAAGGCTTTGATGTAACAGGGATTGACCTTTCTGAACAGAGCATTAAATACGCCAAACAGTTCGAAAACAGTAAACTTCATTTTTTGGTGCACGATATGCGCCGCCTGTTTTACATCAACTATTTTGATGTGGCCTTAAACCTGTTTACCAGTTTTGGTTATTTTGATACCGAGAAAGACCATGTAAATGCACTTAAAACCTTTAGGAAATGCTTAACTGCAGATGGTATTTTGGTGCTGGATTATTTTAACACCGAAAAAATTATACGCAACTTAAATTCCTGTGAAGTAAAATCGCTAGATGGAATCACCTTTAACATCACCAAAAACGTTGTTGAGGGGAAAATTATCAAAAAGATAAATTTTGAAGACCAGCATAAGGTATATAATTTCGAAGAACGGGTACAGGCATTTAGTTTAGACGATTTTCAGCGCATGCTTACCAAAGCTGGGATGCGGATCGAAAAAACCTTTGGCAGCTACGCCCTAGACGATTTTGACCAATCTATTTCTGACCGCTTAATTTTAATCTGTAAAAAAGCATGA
- a CDS encoding phosphatase PAP2 family protein: MIESIQQFDVELFLKIHRGLSNSFFDWLMPLMRNRFFWSPLYLFIVIFCIKQYKKQGYYIIGMLLFTFAMGDLIASRVVKPWVQRVRPCNDMSLANDIIHRVPCGSGLSFPSAHATNHFAIAVFLICVFYSRWKPILPIGIFWAFIISFAQVYVGVHYPVDVTTGALLGITIGIICSRIFKKLQPDF, from the coding sequence ATGATAGAAAGCATACAGCAATTCGACGTAGAACTGTTTTTGAAAATCCACCGCGGACTTTCAAACAGTTTTTTTGATTGGCTGATGCCTTTAATGCGCAACCGTTTCTTTTGGTCGCCGCTTTATCTTTTTATTGTTATTTTTTGCATCAAACAGTACAAAAAACAAGGTTATTACATTATCGGTATGTTGCTTTTTACCTTTGCCATGGGCGATTTAATTGCATCAAGGGTAGTAAAACCCTGGGTACAGAGAGTGAGGCCCTGCAACGATATGAGTTTGGCCAATGATATTATCCACCGGGTGCCCTGCGGCAGTGGCTTGAGTTTCCCCTCAGCACATGCTACCAATCATTTCGCGATAGCTGTATTTTTAATTTGCGTTTTTTACAGCAGATGGAAGCCTATTTTACCCATTGGCATATTCTGGGCGTTCATCATCAGTTTCGCGCAGGTTTATGTAGGCGTACATTATCCTGTTGATGTAACCACCGGGGCTTTGCTGGGCATTACCATCGGGATAATCTGTTCAAGAATATTTAAAAAATTACAACCTGATTTTTAA
- a CDS encoding ZIP family metal transporter translates to MEIWKLCVLFFCAFLGGTAIFLVKSDKSKLLKLILSFSGAYLFAITVLHLIPDAYSGPDKWQIGVFILIGFLLQIFLEQFSEGVEHGHIHKHHDGHIFPYGIMISLCLHAFLEGMPLAKEQHNELIFGISLHHIPAAFALASILMQNHFKKGSIILYLILFAVMAPLGFYVSVGLSNGTIGGLDAYFNKIMGIVIGIFLHISTTILFESSADHKINTRKMIAVLLGIGVALIGFFAGH, encoded by the coding sequence ATGGAAATCTGGAAACTCTGTGTACTCTTTTTCTGTGCCTTTTTAGGTGGAACAGCTATTTTTCTGGTAAAAAGCGATAAATCTAAACTGCTGAAGCTGATTTTATCTTTCAGCGGGGCTTATTTATTTGCCATTACCGTATTACATTTAATTCCTGATGCTTACAGCGGCCCAGATAAATGGCAGATCGGGGTATTTATCCTGATTGGTTTTCTATTACAGATTTTCTTGGAGCAATTCTCAGAAGGTGTAGAACATGGGCATATCCATAAACATCATGATGGACATATTTTCCCTTATGGTATTATGATCAGTTTGTGTTTACATGCCTTTTTAGAAGGAATGCCATTGGCGAAAGAACAGCATAATGAATTGATTTTTGGAATTTCATTACATCATATTCCTGCCGCTTTTGCATTGGCGAGTATATTAATGCAAAACCATTTTAAGAAAGGCAGCATTATACTTTACCTCATTTTATTTGCGGTAATGGCGCCATTGGGCTTTTACGTAAGCGTAGGTTTAAGCAACGGAACCATTGGCGGTTTAGATGCCTATTTTAATAAGATTATGGGCATTGTAATTGGTATTTTCTTACATATTTCTACCACTATCCTATTCGAATCGAGCGCCGACCATAAAATTAATACGCGTAAAATGATTGCCGTTTTATTGGGAATTGGCGTGGCGTTGATCGGATTCTTTGCCGGACACTAA
- a CDS encoding Uma2 family endonuclease, giving the protein MDEIVNEPAVAYQKRHYTVEEYLEMEKASTVKHEYFQGEVFAMSGAGDNHNEIFSNVFGEICNKLKDKPCRPYGSDKRMNIPENTLFTYPDISIYCNGLIHSEFDDDTSILPTVIIEILSPSTKNYDKGKKFNLYKDIPSLKEYIMIESESVLVDAYYINEEKNWALNQHKELSEALTFVSMGFNIALSDIYYYVTF; this is encoded by the coding sequence ATGGACGAAATTGTAAATGAACCTGCTGTAGCTTATCAAAAAAGGCACTACACTGTTGAGGAGTATCTGGAAATGGAAAAGGCATCAACAGTTAAACATGAATATTTTCAGGGTGAAGTATTCGCTATGTCTGGTGCGGGCGACAATCATAACGAAATTTTCAGCAATGTTTTTGGAGAAATATGTAACAAACTGAAAGATAAGCCGTGCAGACCTTACGGAAGCGATAAACGGATGAACATTCCTGAGAATACGTTATTTACTTATCCTGATATATCCATTTATTGCAATGGTTTAATACATAGCGAATTTGATGATGATACTTCAATCTTACCGACTGTAATTATCGAAATTCTTTCTCCTTCAACCAAAAATTATGATAAAGGGAAAAAATTTAACCTTTATAAAGATATTCCTTCGTTAAAAGAATACATTATGATCGAATCGGAATCGGTTTTGGTGGATGCTTATTATATTAACGAAGAAAAGAATTGGGCGCTCAATCAACATAAAGAGCTTTCTGAGGCATTAACCTTTGTTTCGATGGGATTCAATATAGCTTTAAGCGATATTTACTACTATGTTACTTTTTGA
- a CDS encoding Uma2 family endonuclease has product MDEIVNEPAVAYQKRRYTVEEYLEMEKEATVKHEYYQGEIFAMSGAGNNHNKIFSNVFVEIGINLKGKACSPYGSDMRMNIPENTLFTYPDISIYCNDIKHIEIDEESFILPTVIIEILSPSTKNYDRGKKFTLYKDIPSLKEYIMIDSESVWVQAFYIDDENNWKLNEHKEISDTLNLISMGFDVALNDIYNHVRFDKE; this is encoded by the coding sequence ATGGACGAAATTGTAAATGAACCGGCAGTAGCCTATCAAAAAAGACGTTACACTGTTGAAGAATACCTGGAGATGGAAAAAGAAGCGACAGTTAAACATGAATATTACCAAGGTGAGATATTTGCGATGTCAGGCGCAGGCAACAATCATAATAAGATCTTCAGCAATGTCTTTGTTGAAATAGGTATTAACCTAAAAGGCAAGGCATGCAGTCCTTATGGAAGTGATATGCGAATGAATATTCCCGAGAATACCTTATTCACTTATCCTGATATCTCTATCTACTGTAATGACATAAAACATATTGAAATTGATGAAGAAAGCTTTATTTTGCCTACAGTAATCATCGAAATTCTTTCGCCTTCGACCAAAAACTATGATAGGGGCAAAAAATTCACACTTTATAAAGATATTCCTTCATTAAAAGAATACATTATGATCGATTCAGAATCGGTTTGGGTTCAGGCCTTTTATATTGACGACGAAAATAACTGGAAACTTAACGAGCATAAGGAAATATCTGATACCCTAAATTTAATTTCGATGGGATTTGATGTAGCCTTAAATGATATTTACAATCATGTTCGCTTTGATAAAGAGTAA
- a CDS encoding DUF5522 domain-containing protein, which yields MKEGEDFYFNEDGLMVFTEAYHLKRGYCCKNKCKHCPWGMGRRKRKSNSVGNY from the coding sequence ATGAAAGAAGGCGAAGATTTTTATTTTAATGAAGATGGATTGATGGTTTTTACCGAAGCCTATCACCTAAAGCGTGGCTATTGCTGCAAAAATAAGTGCAAGCACTGTCCCTGGGGTATGGGAAGAAGAAAGAGAAAAAGTAATTCAGTTGGCAATTATTAA
- a CDS encoding exonuclease: MILEDFITITPTGLYCAYGDFYLDPQQPVKEAVVSHAHGDHAIGGSQNVYCTAATATFMQHRYRKFAAVDFFNKKYHEAFKIKDVTITFYPAGHILGSAQVLMEYKGIKYLYTGDYKIEPDTTCEPFEFVQADVLITESTFADPETKHPSPVDEIKKLNETNANVMLGSYALGKSQRIIQLLSENCPTRNIMVHFSIMPFNKIYEDYGMKLGNYKMYDRKVMKNNHENQVYIVPPMVFHSYHKAINVVRAFASGWKNLQQQNGISLYISDHADWAAILETIEKVKPKQVWTLHGDGKQLKDYFKGKLEVKILN, from the coding sequence ATGATTTTAGAAGATTTTATTACCATTACCCCAACAGGTTTATATTGTGCTTATGGCGATTTTTACCTCGATCCGCAACAACCTGTTAAAGAAGCTGTAGTTTCTCATGCTCATGGCGACCATGCCATCGGAGGAAGCCAAAATGTATATTGTACTGCTGCTACAGCAACATTTATGCAGCACCGTTACCGTAAGTTTGCTGCTGTCGATTTTTTTAACAAAAAATATCACGAGGCTTTCAAAATAAAGGATGTAACCATTACTTTTTATCCTGCCGGACATATTTTAGGTTCTGCGCAGGTTTTAATGGAATATAAAGGCATCAAATATTTGTATACTGGAGATTATAAGATAGAGCCCGATACCACCTGTGAACCCTTTGAATTTGTGCAGGCTGATGTATTAATTACCGAGAGTACCTTTGCTGATCCGGAAACAAAGCATCCCTCGCCGGTTGATGAAATCAAAAAACTGAACGAAACCAATGCCAATGTCATGCTCGGTTCTTACGCATTGGGCAAAAGTCAACGGATAATTCAGCTGTTGAGCGAAAATTGCCCAACAAGAAACATCATGGTTCACTTTAGCATTATGCCTTTCAATAAAATATATGAGGATTATGGCATGAAACTGGGCAATTATAAGATGTACGACCGTAAAGTGATGAAAAACAACCACGAAAACCAGGTATATATTGTTCCGCCTATGGTATTTCACAGCTATCATAAAGCAATTAATGTAGTACGTGCTTTTGCTTCTGGGTGGAAAAACCTTCAACAGCAAAACGGGATATCACTTTATATTTCTGATCATGCTGATTGGGCTGCAATTTTAGAAACCATCGAAAAAGTAAAACCAAAGCAGGTATGGACTTTGCATGGTGACGGCAAGCAGCTTAAAGATTATTTTAAAGGCAAACTGGAAGTTAAAATACTTAATTAG
- the coaE gene encoding dephospho-CoA kinase (Dephospho-CoA kinase (CoaE) performs the final step in coenzyme A biosynthesis.), whose protein sequence is MYKVGITGGIGSGKTTACKVFEVLGIPVFYADTVAKEIMTQDALLVESVKAAFGNESYFEDGKINNKHIAGIVFNNEQALAQLNALVHPAVFRAFDAWEASIPSTVSYTLKEAAILFESGSYKLCDTTILVTAPYEIKLKRLMQRDGITEEQVKARMDKQLSDEEKAKMADHFIVNDEQQPIIEQVLALHQQLLKSAEAFKNTNA, encoded by the coding sequence ATGTATAAAGTAGGCATAACAGGTGGTATAGGTAGTGGCAAAACAACTGCCTGCAAGGTTTTTGAAGTATTAGGAATTCCTGTTTTTTATGCCGATACCGTGGCTAAAGAAATCATGACCCAGGATGCTTTATTGGTAGAAAGCGTTAAAGCTGCTTTTGGTAATGAAAGTTATTTCGAAGATGGAAAAATAAATAATAAACACATTGCCGGCATTGTATTTAATAATGAGCAGGCACTTGCGCAATTGAATGCGCTGGTACATCCGGCTGTTTTCAGGGCTTTTGATGCCTGGGAAGCATCTATTCCCTCAACAGTTTCTTACACCTTAAAAGAAGCAGCAATACTGTTCGAAAGCGGTTCTTATAAACTTTGTGATACTACAATTTTGGTTACTGCCCCTTACGAAATCAAATTAAAGCGTTTAATGCAACGCGATGGCATTACTGAAGAGCAAGTGAAGGCCCGGATGGATAAACAGCTCAGCGATGAAGAAAAGGCAAAAATGGCTGATCATTTTATCGTTAATGATGAACAGCAACCTATCATAGAGCAGGTTTTAGCTTTGCACCAGCAATTGCTTAAGTCGGCAGAAGCATTTAAAAACACCAATGCTTAA
- a CDS encoding CdaR family protein produces MPFIRLTKIEKRRVFSLLACLLLAVAAWLFMALNNKYIYVAKTVLVFKNAPTKRAFYPLQSDTIDLQVEGTGWQLLFARLRISPPSVSVNLGQLNSKDFIVFSDQLFNINRQLESTQKVISVKPDTLYFDFTKRVVKKVPVKLIDKLGFAKQYGIASEIILNPKYVKVAGPTEELAKITFWPTDTLKLDKIQNSSTTRVALQHSIHKNVSIYPSSVEVRLPVDEFTEKTIEVPLKVINNRNYNSIKLYPKKVKVSFLVALSNYDQVDESFITAIVDVDEWQNLKHRQFTVKITEFPDYCKLVSVVPSKIDFIVEK; encoded by the coding sequence ATGCCCTTCATCAGATTAACGAAGATTGAAAAAAGACGTGTATTTAGTTTATTGGCCTGCTTGCTGCTGGCTGTAGCTGCATGGCTTTTTATGGCATTGAACAATAAATATATTTATGTGGCAAAAACCGTTTTGGTTTTTAAAAATGCACCTACCAAAAGGGCATTTTATCCACTACAGTCTGATACGATAGATTTGCAGGTGGAAGGAACAGGCTGGCAATTATTATTTGCCAGGTTAAGGATTAGCCCGCCCTCCGTTTCTGTGAATTTAGGCCAGCTCAATTCAAAAGATTTTATTGTTTTTTCCGATCAGTTATTCAATATCAACAGGCAACTGGAAAGTACACAAAAAGTAATTTCAGTTAAACCCGATACGCTATATTTCGATTTCACCAAACGTGTGGTGAAAAAGGTTCCCGTAAAACTGATTGATAAACTGGGTTTTGCCAAACAATATGGTATTGCGAGCGAGATTATCCTCAATCCAAAATACGTTAAAGTGGCCGGGCCGACAGAAGAGCTGGCTAAAATTACGTTTTGGCCAACCGATACATTAAAACTCGATAAAATACAGAACAGCAGCACTACCAGGGTAGCCTTACAGCACAGTATCCATAAAAATGTAAGTATCTATCCCTCATCTGTAGAAGTTAGACTGCCTGTAGATGAATTTACAGAGAAAACGATCGAAGTCCCTTTAAAAGTAATCAATAACAGGAATTATAATAGCATAAAACTCTATCCTAAAAAGGTAAAAGTTTCCTTTTTGGTGGCACTAAGCAATTACGATCAGGTTGATGAAAGTTTTATTACCGCCATTGTTGATGTAGACGAATGGCAAAATTTAAAACACCGCCAGTTTACGGTGAAGATAACCGAGTTTCCCGATTATTGTAAACTGGTAAGCGTGGTTCCATCAAAAATTGATTTCATAGTAGAAAAATAA
- a CDS encoding energy transducer TonB — MKKIILTFFTITLFLSAYAQKRTMVTYFKKGMITENKNNYDYRRVIEETDTPSIYRLYEFYPDNKEKTLATISKFEPNVVYEGIFQGYNKQGILTSTVNFKKGVLVGECSYYYDNGKLENVFQYNEQGNNPGKQQRKWVTGIDSLGNQFIKDGNGLYKKTDKSGLTEEGNYLNGYKDGIWKGASKIASYEEVYENGIFKSGTSTLADGKQIQYDKMEQQPEFKGGMPEFYKYLARNYRFPAEAQRNQVNGKLYISFVVEKDGRLTDYEFKNSLGYGTQEEAVRVLNECPKWIPGNQHGIPVRVKYNININLAQR; from the coding sequence ATGAAAAAAATTATATTAACTTTTTTTACAATCACATTATTCCTTAGCGCATACGCCCAGAAAAGAACAATGGTTACTTATTTCAAAAAAGGCATGATTACGGAAAATAAAAACAATTATGATTACCGAAGGGTAATTGAAGAAACAGATACTCCATCCATATATCGTTTATATGAGTTTTATCCGGATAATAAGGAAAAAACTTTGGCAACCATCTCGAAATTTGAACCCAATGTTGTTTATGAAGGCATATTTCAAGGTTATAATAAACAGGGTATTCTTACCTCAACAGTTAATTTCAAAAAAGGTGTGCTGGTTGGCGAATGTTCTTATTACTATGATAATGGAAAACTTGAAAATGTTTTTCAGTATAATGAACAGGGTAACAATCCTGGTAAGCAACAGCGAAAATGGGTAACCGGAATAGATTCCTTAGGCAATCAGTTTATCAAAGATGGTAACGGACTGTATAAAAAAACGGATAAGAGCGGGCTTACAGAGGAAGGAAATTACCTTAATGGGTATAAAGACGGAATCTGGAAAGGGGCAAGTAAAATAGCCAGTTATGAAGAAGTTTATGAGAACGGCATTTTCAAATCTGGTACAAGTACATTGGCTGACGGGAAACAGATACAATATGACAAAATGGAGCAACAACCTGAATTTAAGGGAGGCATGCCCGAATTTTATAAATATCTTGCCCGGAACTACAGATTCCCTGCTGAAGCGCAAAGAAATCAGGTAAATGGTAAGTTATATATCTCCTTCGTAGTGGAAAAAGATGGCAGGTTAACCGATTATGAGTTTAAAAACAGTTTGGGCTATGGTACGCAGGAAGAAGCCGTGAGGGTTTTAAATGAATGCCCTAAATGGATCCCAGGGAATCAACATGGTATTCCGGTAAGGGTAAAATATAACATCAACATCAATTTGGCTCAGCGCTAA
- the yajC gene encoding preprotein translocase subunit YajC translates to MTSTVILQAAGGFDPRQLIMFGAIALVFYFFMIRPQLKKAKDHKKLISELKKGDKIVTTAGIHGRIADLNDTTFLIEVEGGVKIRFDKSAVSLDATKATVAAPKA, encoded by the coding sequence ATGACATCAACAGTAATTTTACAGGCAGCAGGAGGATTTGATCCAAGACAATTAATCATGTTTGGAGCAATTGCACTGGTATTCTACTTTTTTATGATCCGCCCTCAGCTTAAAAAAGCCAAAGACCATAAAAAATTAATCAGTGAGTTAAAAAAAGGAGATAAAATTGTAACCACAGCAGGTATTCATGGCCGTATTGCCGATTTGAATGATACAACTTTTTTAATCGAGGTTGAAGGTGGCGTGAAAATCCGTTTCGATAAATCGGCAGTTTCTTTAGATGCAACAAAAGCAACCGTAGCAGCACCTAAAGCTTAA
- a CDS encoding DUF1573 domain-containing protein, translating into MKKTFILAIAALSFAACRNANNQTSETKSTVSVGNDTSKTAKVAPADAPVIVFERDIYDFGKIEQGEKVKHDFKLKNTGKSPLVVSNATATCGCTVPQVPGAPILPGKEGIISVVFNSEGKMGMQDKVVTITSNANPEVATVHLVGEVLAKK; encoded by the coding sequence ATGAAAAAAACATTTATCCTGGCTATCGCTGCACTTTCATTTGCAGCATGCCGTAATGCTAATAATCAAACATCAGAAACTAAATCAACAGTTTCTGTAGGCAACGATACTTCAAAAACAGCTAAAGTAGCCCCTGCAGATGCACCGGTGATTGTTTTTGAACGCGATATTTACGATTTCGGTAAAATAGAGCAGGGTGAAAAAGTGAAACACGATTTCAAGTTAAAAAATACAGGTAAGAGCCCGCTAGTGGTGAGCAATGCAACAGCAACTTGTGGTTGTACCGTTCCACAGGTGCCTGGAGCGCCAATTTTACCAGGTAAAGAAGGCATCATCAGTGTGGTTTTTAACAGCGAAGGCAAAATGGGCATGCAGGATAAAGTAGTAACCATTACTTCAAATGCAAATCCTGAAGTGGCTACCGTTCACTTAGTGGGAGAGGTGCTTGCCAAAAAATAA
- the nusB gene encoding transcription antitermination factor NusB, producing the protein MLNRRHLRIKALQNIFAWHMADKKDIKGDLKTLMQSIDSVYEMYIWMLSLMVEVTEFTANDAAERANKFIKTAEDINPNMKLLHNKFSILLQQNPEYVSAIKKYKVDWGFDPEIRKTVYNSLKASKEYADYLADPNESLESSKDIIKYIFRKIILKNQAILQVFEEKFINWQVDHEVMKGMVAKTLKNFTFDDPFKNKLTEISADWVEDSKFVQDLFVHTLQNDAKYQEMIADRTKNWESERIALMDTILMKMAICELLNFPSIPVKVTINEYLELSKDYSTPKSNSFINGILDKILGDLKKNNTIKKIGRGLIEE; encoded by the coding sequence ATGTTAAACAGAAGGCACTTAAGAATCAAAGCTTTGCAAAACATTTTTGCATGGCACATGGCAGACAAAAAAGACATTAAAGGTGATTTGAAAACTTTAATGCAAAGTATCGATAGCGTGTACGAAATGTACATCTGGATGCTCTCTTTAATGGTAGAAGTTACCGAATTTACTGCTAACGACGCGGCAGAACGCGCAAACAAATTCATTAAAACAGCAGAGGATATCAATCCTAACATGAAATTGCTACACAATAAGTTTAGCATTTTATTGCAGCAGAATCCAGAATATGTATCTGCAATTAAAAAGTACAAGGTAGATTGGGGTTTCGATCCGGAAATCCGTAAAACGGTGTACAATTCGTTAAAAGCATCAAAAGAATATGCCGATTATCTTGCTGATCCAAACGAAAGTTTAGAATCATCGAAAGACATTATCAAATACATTTTCAGAAAAATAATCTTAAAAAACCAGGCCATTTTGCAGGTTTTTGAAGAGAAATTTATCAACTGGCAGGTAGATCATGAAGTGATGAAAGGAATGGTGGCCAAAACCCTGAAAAACTTTACTTTTGATGATCCATTTAAAAACAAACTGACCGAAATCAGTGCTGATTGGGTAGAGGATAGCAAATTTGTACAGGATCTTTTTGTACATACCTTACAAAATGATGCCAAATATCAGGAAATGATTGCCGATAGAACCAAAAACTGGGAATCAGAGCGTATTGCCCTTATGGATACCATTTTGATGAAAATGGCCATCTGTGAGCTGTTAAATTTCCCATCTATTCCGGTTAAAGTAACCATCAACGAGTATTTGGAGTTATCAAAAGATTACAGTACACCGAAGAGTAATTCATTTATAAACGGTATTTTAGACAAAATTTTAGGCGATCTTAAGAAAAACAACACCATTAAAAAGATTGGCCGCGGTTTAATAGAAGAATAA